Proteins from a single region of Phycisphaeraceae bacterium D3-23:
- a CDS encoding GNAT family protein, translating into MSGFILPVADGIALRLVEPRHAEEMFAVVDANRAHIARWMPWPDHTQSPDDSRQYAERSLREFAEHTAIGLSILVDGKIVGGSGWTDWNDKVDALGVRHASADIGYWIAEGFSGKGIVTRCVDALTQYAFDVYDLHRLTIRAEPENPKSWKVAERCGYEREGTMRGVCLFRDRWIDHHLYAKVNPSH; encoded by the coding sequence ATGAGCGGATTCATACTACCTGTCGCCGACGGCATCGCGCTGCGCCTTGTCGAGCCCCGCCACGCCGAGGAGATGTTCGCGGTGGTCGATGCGAACCGCGCCCACATCGCGCGGTGGATGCCTTGGCCCGACCACACGCAGTCGCCCGACGATTCACGGCAGTACGCCGAGCGGTCGCTGCGCGAGTTCGCGGAGCACACGGCCATCGGCCTGAGCATCCTCGTCGACGGCAAGATCGTCGGCGGCAGCGGGTGGACCGACTGGAACGACAAGGTCGATGCGCTGGGCGTGCGCCACGCCAGCGCCGACATCGGCTACTGGATCGCCGAGGGCTTCTCGGGCAAGGGGATCGTTACGCGCTGCGTCGATGCACTCACGCAGTACGCCTTTGACGTGTACGACCTGCATCGGCTGACGATCCGCGCCGAGCCGGAGAACCCCAAGAGCTGGAAGGTCGCCGAGCGCTGCGGTTATGAGCGCGAGGGCACGATGCGCGGCGTCTGCCTGTTCCGCGACCGCTGGATCGACCACCACCTCTACGCGAAGGTCAACCCCAGCCATTGA
- a CDS encoding PhoH family protein: MANSAVESQTTPGKPHKTQGDSQVKHFVLDTNVLLHNPKSLYMFDDNHVVIPFTVLGELDKFKKNNDDTGRSAREVIRQLDGLRAKGTLSDGVEWNGHGGTVRVEFADLSTCEKRPDWFAEDTPDNRIIGVAWTLMQNGEHTVVITKDINVRLKSDALGIPTEDFEAEKIDIDHLYAGYRTLAVPSEVIDQLYEEKQIELDTIRPYLVEEESDGSKVEVPLYANQFVQLRDQFDESHTGLARLLADTDHLIPIQGPRRPVSGIIARNVQQTMAMDLLLDDEVKLVTLLGMAGSGKTLLALAAGLMKVFQEPRYDKLLVARPIMPMGRDIGFLPGDKDEKLHAWMQPIFDNLAYLMSTRGADAQHADSKPVESRVNELMASGQLVLEPLTYIRGRSIPHQFLIVDEAQNLTPHEVKTIVSRVGEGTKIVLTGDVAQIDNPYLDASSNGLSYMVERFKGQALSGHITLARSERSGLASLAADLL, from the coding sequence ATGGCTAACAGCGCAGTCGAGTCCCAGACCACGCCCGGCAAACCCCACAAGACCCAAGGCGATTCGCAGGTCAAGCATTTTGTGCTCGACACGAATGTCCTGCTGCACAACCCCAAGTCGCTCTACATGTTCGACGACAACCACGTCGTCATCCCCTTCACCGTCCTCGGCGAGCTGGACAAGTTCAAGAAGAACAACGACGACACCGGCCGATCCGCCCGCGAGGTGATCCGCCAGCTCGATGGGCTGCGCGCCAAGGGCACGCTCTCCGACGGCGTCGAGTGGAACGGCCACGGCGGGACGGTGCGCGTCGAGTTCGCCGACCTGTCGACCTGCGAGAAGCGCCCCGACTGGTTCGCCGAGGACACGCCCGACAACCGGATCATCGGCGTCGCGTGGACGCTGATGCAGAACGGCGAGCACACGGTCGTTATCACCAAAGACATTAACGTCCGGCTCAAGTCCGATGCATTGGGGATCCCGACCGAAGACTTCGAGGCCGAGAAGATCGACATCGATCATCTTTACGCCGGCTACCGCACGCTCGCGGTGCCCAGCGAGGTCATCGACCAGCTCTACGAAGAAAAACAGATCGAGCTCGACACGATTAGGCCGTACTTGGTCGAGGAAGAATCGGACGGCAGCAAGGTCGAGGTCCCGCTCTACGCGAACCAGTTCGTGCAGCTGCGCGACCAGTTCGACGAGTCGCACACGGGGCTCGCGCGTCTGCTTGCGGATACGGACCACCTGATCCCGATCCAGGGCCCGCGTCGGCCGGTGTCGGGCATCATTGCGCGCAACGTGCAGCAGACGATGGCGATGGACCTGCTGCTCGACGACGAGGTCAAGCTTGTGACGCTGCTGGGGATGGCGGGGTCGGGCAAGACGCTGCTCGCACTGGCGGCGGGGCTGATGAAGGTGTTCCAGGAGCCGCGATACGACAAGCTGCTGGTGGCCCGGCCGATCATGCCGATGGGCAGGGATATCGGTTTTTTGCCGGGGGATAAGGACGAGAAGCTGCACGCGTGGATGCAGCCGATCTTCGACAACCTGGCGTACCTGATGTCGACGCGCGGCGCCGATGCTCAGCACGCGGACTCCAAGCCCGTCGAGTCGCGGGTCAACGAGCTGATGGCGTCGGGGCAGCTCGTGCTTGAGCCGTTGACGTACATCCGTGGCCGATCGATCCCTCACCAGTTCCTGATCGTCGACGAGGCGCAGAACCTGACGCCCCACGAGGTCAAGACGATCGTGTCGCGCGTCGGCGAGGGGACGAAGATCGTTCTGACAGGCGACGTCGCGCAGATCGACAACCCCTATCTCGACGCATCGAGCAACGGGCTGTCGTACATGGTCGAGCGGTTCAAGGGCCAGGCGCTGTCGGGCCACATCACGCTGGCCCGCAGCGAGCGCAGCGGCCTGGCGTCGCTCGCGGCCGACCTGCTTTAG
- a CDS encoding class I SAM-dependent methyltransferase: MSRSEFGDIALEYYKRRDYVGLFEALYAQVDGDPGRVPWADLMPNPILSRWLDEQKVGRPSRPSEEPTGGTPVPLVPRAAVVGCGLGDDAHLLAQRGYDVLGFDVAPTAVEWARRRFTRDRLRFETADLFDLPADWRGAFDLVVEIYTFQSLPLAVRPAAFDNAASLVAPGGRLLIVCRGRDEDEPATKLPFPLIRSELDRFVKAGLAESRFEDFVDDEDPPVRRFLAEFVQPDR; encoded by the coding sequence ATGAGCCGCAGCGAGTTCGGCGACATCGCGTTGGAGTACTACAAACGGCGTGACTACGTCGGCCTGTTCGAGGCGCTCTACGCACAGGTGGACGGCGACCCGGGCCGGGTGCCTTGGGCGGACCTCATGCCTAATCCGATCCTGTCGCGCTGGCTGGACGAGCAGAAGGTGGGACGGCCGTCTCGGCCGTCTGAGGAACCAACGGGCGGTACGCCTGTTCCACTTGTGCCACGCGCGGCGGTCGTCGGCTGCGGGTTGGGCGATGATGCCCACTTGCTGGCCCAGCGGGGCTATGACGTACTCGGCTTCGATGTCGCCCCGACCGCGGTCGAATGGGCGCGTCGGCGGTTCACGCGCGATCGCCTGCGATTCGAGACGGCCGACCTGTTCGACCTGCCCGCTGATTGGCGTGGTGCATTTGACCTTGTCGTTGAAATCTACACCTTCCAGTCGCTGCCCCTTGCGGTGCGGCCGGCGGCCTTTGACAATGCCGCGTCGCTGGTCGCGCCGGGCGGCCGGCTGTTGATCGTGTGTCGTGGCCGGGACGAAGACGAGCCCGCGACGAAGCTGCCGTTCCCGTTGATCAGGTCGGAGCTGGATCGTTTCGTCAAAGCGGGTTTGGCAGAGTCGCGCTTCGAGGATTTTGTGGACGACGAAGACCCGCCCGTTCGGCGATTTTTGGCGGAGTTTGTGCAGCCCGACAGATAG
- a CDS encoding 2-isopropylmalate synthase has translation MPTPIRIFDTTLRDGEQSPGASLNHDEKVQIARQLEAMGVDIIEAGFPITSQGDFEAVKAIGKDLAQTTVCGLARCINADIERAAEALKNAHKPRIHVFCATSNIHLEHKFGKPFEAILEMSVKGVEKAKQYVDDIEFSPEDGSRTGIDELEQITRAAIEAGATTINIPDTVGYSMPAEYGAIFSQLRERIPEIDKDGVILSAHCHNDLGVAVANSLAAVEGGARQVECTINGIGERAGNAALEEIVMALRTRADFYGKYTTAIDAAKIYHASRMVSTLTGLTVQRNKAVVGQNAFAHEAGIHQDGMLKNRNTYEIMDPRDIGVPESKLVLGKHSGRHALADRIKELGYAVDEPTLERVYHEFKSLADKKKDVYDEDIEALLDQGLSDSKAHYELVRFHVTAGTEQTSMAYVMLKTPDGEMKDDTAHGFGPIEAVLSAVQRIAGVEATLEEYASRALTGGQEAMGEANVRISSGGRMARGRGVSTDIIEAVVIAFVTAINRIAAMGPAPEKPEGDTAGFASP, from the coding sequence ATGCCCACTCCCATCCGCATTTTCGACACCACCCTCCGCGACGGCGAGCAATCGCCCGGCGCGTCGCTGAACCACGACGAGAAGGTCCAGATCGCCCGGCAGCTCGAAGCCATGGGTGTCGACATCATCGAGGCCGGCTTCCCCATCACCAGCCAAGGCGACTTCGAGGCCGTCAAAGCCATCGGCAAAGACCTCGCGCAGACGACGGTGTGTGGGCTCGCCCGCTGTATCAACGCCGATATCGAGCGCGCGGCCGAGGCGCTCAAGAATGCGCACAAGCCCCGCATCCACGTCTTCTGCGCGACCTCGAACATCCACCTCGAACACAAGTTCGGCAAGCCCTTCGAGGCGATCCTCGAGATGTCCGTCAAGGGCGTCGAGAAAGCGAAGCAGTATGTCGACGACATCGAGTTCAGCCCCGAGGACGGCAGCCGGACCGGCATCGACGAGCTCGAACAGATCACCCGAGCAGCGATTGAGGCCGGTGCGACCACGATCAACATCCCCGACACGGTCGGCTACTCGATGCCGGCCGAGTACGGCGCGATCTTCTCGCAGCTCCGCGAGCGCATCCCCGAGATCGATAAAGACGGCGTCATCTTGTCCGCTCATTGCCATAACGACCTGGGCGTCGCCGTCGCCAACTCGCTCGCCGCGGTTGAGGGCGGGGCGCGGCAGGTCGAGTGCACGATCAACGGCATCGGCGAACGCGCGGGCAACGCGGCGCTCGAAGAGATCGTCATGGCCCTGCGCACCCGCGCGGACTTCTATGGCAAGTACACGACGGCGATCGACGCCGCGAAGATCTACCACGCCAGCCGGATGGTCTCGACGCTGACGGGGCTGACCGTGCAGCGCAACAAGGCCGTGGTCGGGCAGAACGCCTTCGCCCACGAGGCGGGCATCCACCAGGACGGGATGCTGAAAAACCGCAACACGTACGAGATTATGGACCCGCGCGACATCGGCGTGCCCGAGAGCAAACTGGTTTTGGGCAAGCACTCGGGCCGGCACGCGCTGGCCGACCGGATCAAGGAGCTGGGCTACGCCGTGGACGAGCCCACGCTTGAGCGGGTGTACCACGAATTCAAGTCCCTCGCGGACAAGAAGAAGGATGTCTACGACGAAGATATTGAGGCGCTGCTGGACCAGGGGCTGAGCGATAGCAAGGCGCATTACGAGCTGGTGCGTTTCCACGTCACTGCGGGGACCGAGCAGACGTCGATGGCCTACGTCATGCTCAAGACGCCGGACGGCGAGATGAAGGACGACACCGCGCACGGGTTTGGCCCGATCGAGGCGGTGCTGTCGGCGGTGCAGCGCATCGCCGGGGTCGAGGCGACGCTCGAAGAGTACGCCTCGCGCGCGTTGACCGGGGGGCAGGAGGCGATGGGCGAGGCGAACGTCCGCATCAGCAGCGGCGGTCGCATGGCGCGGGGGCGCGGCGTCTCGACCGACATCATCGAGGCGGTGGTGATCGCGTTTGTCACGGCCATCAACCGCATCGCCGCGATGGGGCCGGCCCCCGAGAAGCCCGAGGGCGATACCGCCGGGTTCGCGTCGCCATGA